A single Paraburkholderia sp. D15 DNA region contains:
- a CDS encoding ABC transporter permease, with amino-acid sequence MAKPDSALLTRKRETPLQWEVLLVIVLILSLVLGRVLSPVFLTGANLSNVLADLTEIALMALPMTLIIVAAEIDLSVASVLGASSALMGVLWHMGLPMPVVIVLVLIAGALAGLLNGLVIVKLNLPSLAVTIGTLALFRGLAYVLLGDQAVADFPAAYTAFGMDTVGASFIPLPFAIVIVGAVLFTVLLQATAFGRSLYAIGANPTAAAFSGIETAKLRLRLFVLSGAMSALAGVVYTLRFTSARGDNGEGFELSVIAAVLFGGVSIFGGRGSMIGVLLSLLIIGVLKNALTLDDVSSETLTIVTGVLLLASVLIPNLVARWRAARDRRFIARSASSG; translated from the coding sequence ATGGCTAAACCCGATTCCGCGCTGCTCACGCGCAAACGCGAAACCCCGCTGCAGTGGGAAGTGCTGCTGGTGATCGTGCTGATTCTGTCGCTGGTGCTTGGCCGGGTGTTGTCGCCGGTGTTTCTGACGGGAGCGAACCTGAGCAACGTGCTTGCCGATCTGACCGAGATCGCGTTGATGGCATTGCCGATGACGTTGATCATCGTCGCGGCCGAGATCGATCTGTCGGTGGCGTCGGTGCTCGGCGCGTCGAGCGCGTTGATGGGCGTGCTGTGGCACATGGGTTTGCCGATGCCGGTGGTGATCGTGCTCGTGCTGATCGCGGGCGCGTTGGCCGGGTTGCTGAACGGGCTCGTGATCGTCAAGCTCAATCTCCCTTCGCTCGCGGTCACCATCGGCACGCTCGCGCTGTTTCGCGGGCTTGCCTATGTGCTGCTCGGCGATCAGGCGGTCGCGGATTTCCCGGCGGCGTACACGGCGTTCGGCATGGATACGGTCGGCGCGAGCTTCATTCCGTTGCCGTTCGCGATCGTGATCGTCGGCGCGGTTCTGTTTACCGTGCTGCTGCAGGCCACCGCGTTCGGCCGCAGCCTGTATGCGATCGGCGCGAATCCGACCGCCGCCGCGTTCTCCGGCATCGAAACCGCCAAACTGCGTTTGCGGCTCTTCGTGCTGTCCGGCGCGATGAGCGCGCTGGCCGGAGTCGTCTATACGCTGCGGTTCACCAGCGCGCGCGGCGACAACGGCGAGGGCTTCGAGTTGTCGGTGATCGCGGCGGTGCTGTTTGGCGGCGTCAGCATTTTCGGCGGACGCGGTTCGATGATCGGCGTGCTGCTGTCGCTGCTGATCATCGGCGTGCTGAAAAACGCGTTGACACTCGACGACGTGTCCAGCGAAACGCTGACCATCGTCACCGGCGTGCTGCTGCTGGCCTCGGTGCTGATTCCGAATCTGGTGGCGCGCTGGCGCGCGGCGCGCGACCGGCGCTTCATCGCGCGGTCCGCTTCTTCCGGTTAA
- a CDS encoding LysR family transcriptional regulator produces the protein MSQHSAAVALVNRLKFKHLALLVALDDARNLHQAAEAVNVAQPSASRMLGDIEEAFGFLLFERNARGMTPTPLGVVTLAYARRALAELTRFAEDLDVKRRGGHGQLTVGAIMGAAPDLLAMSVAALKTESPLLNVRILGETSDQVVQLLHRREVDLALGRLTNPLQHNDFSFEPLARETLLLVVRAVHPLAGRTRITLAELIDWPWVAQPVTSPARVLFEEELARAGLATPVNLTECASIFATLQLLENYDAVAMLPESVVRDHLRGKLLVALPLEIGKSLAGFGILTRKEEALAEPALRFIDLLRGFSRKLARDDAALPAASAPAAAPAAVAASSSAQVN, from the coding sequence ATGAGCCAACACTCCGCTGCCGTCGCACTCGTCAACCGGCTCAAATTCAAGCATCTTGCCCTGCTCGTCGCCCTCGACGACGCCCGCAATCTCCACCAGGCCGCCGAGGCCGTCAACGTCGCGCAGCCGAGCGCGAGCCGCATGCTCGGCGACATCGAGGAGGCCTTCGGCTTCCTGCTGTTCGAGCGCAACGCGCGCGGCATGACGCCCACGCCGCTCGGTGTCGTCACCCTCGCCTACGCGCGCCGCGCGCTCGCCGAGTTGACCCGCTTCGCCGAAGATCTCGACGTGAAACGCCGCGGCGGACACGGTCAGTTGACCGTCGGCGCGATCATGGGCGCCGCGCCGGATCTGCTCGCCATGTCGGTCGCCGCGCTGAAAACCGAGAGCCCGCTGCTGAACGTGCGCATTCTCGGCGAGACCAGCGACCAGGTGGTGCAGTTGCTGCATCGCCGCGAAGTCGATCTGGCGCTCGGGCGTCTGACCAATCCTCTCCAGCACAACGATTTCAGTTTCGAGCCGCTGGCGCGCGAGACCCTGCTGCTGGTGGTGCGTGCCGTGCATCCGCTGGCCGGGCGCACGCGCATCACGCTCGCCGAACTGATCGACTGGCCGTGGGTCGCGCAACCGGTGACCAGTCCGGCGCGCGTGCTGTTCGAAGAGGAACTGGCACGCGCGGGGCTGGCCACGCCGGTGAATCTGACCGAATGCGCGTCGATCTTCGCGACGCTGCAATTGCTGGAGAATTACGACGCGGTGGCGATGCTGCCGGAGTCCGTCGTACGCGATCATCTGCGCGGCAAGCTGCTGGTCGCGTTGCCGCTGGAAATCGGGAAAAGTCTCGCGGGCTTCGGCATTCTCACGCGCAAGGAAGAAGCGCTCGCCGAACCGGCGCTGCGTTTCATCGACCTGTTGCGCGGTTTCTCGCGCAAGCTCGCGCGCGACGATGCGGCGTTGCCTGCCGCGAGTGCGCCGGCAGCGGCACCAGCGGCGGTTGCCGCGTCGAGTTCCGCTCAGGTGAATTGA
- a CDS encoding SDR family NAD(P)-dependent oxidoreductase, whose product MLLKDKVVIVTGGSRGIGRAIAVACATEGADVAINYWGDNDASYGRRSAVAEVVEQIEALGRRVIAVEGNVAARETGQQLVRHAVEAFGKVDVLASNAGICPFHAFLDMPPEVLESTVAVNLNGAFYVTQAVAQQMKAQGNGGAIVATSSISALVGGGMQTHYTPTKAGVHSLMQSCAVALGPYGIRCNSVMPGTIATDLNAEDLADEAKKAYFEKRIPLGRLGRPEDVADCVVFLASERARYVTGAALLVDGGLFVNLQ is encoded by the coding sequence GTGCTGCTCAAGGACAAGGTCGTGATCGTCACCGGCGGCTCGCGCGGCATCGGCCGCGCGATAGCCGTTGCATGCGCAACCGAAGGCGCGGACGTGGCGATCAACTACTGGGGCGACAACGACGCATCGTACGGACGCCGTTCCGCCGTCGCGGAAGTGGTCGAGCAGATCGAGGCGCTCGGGCGGCGCGTGATCGCGGTGGAAGGCAATGTCGCCGCCCGCGAGACGGGCCAGCAACTGGTGCGCCATGCGGTGGAAGCGTTCGGCAAGGTCGACGTGCTCGCGAGCAACGCGGGCATCTGTCCGTTCCACGCGTTTCTCGACATGCCGCCGGAGGTGCTGGAATCGACGGTCGCGGTCAATCTGAACGGCGCGTTCTATGTCACGCAAGCGGTCGCGCAGCAGATGAAGGCGCAGGGCAACGGCGGCGCGATCGTCGCGACCAGTTCGATCAGCGCGCTGGTGGGCGGCGGCATGCAGACGCATTACACGCCGACCAAGGCGGGCGTGCATTCGCTGATGCAGTCGTGCGCGGTTGCATTGGGGCCGTACGGCATTCGCTGCAACTCGGTCATGCCCGGCACCATCGCGACGGATCTGAATGCGGAAGATCTCGCCGACGAAGCGAAGAAAGCCTACTTCGAAAAGCGCATTCCGCTGGGGCGTCTCGGCCGTCCGGAAGATGTCGCCGATTGCGTGGTGTTTCTCGCGTCGGAGCGTGCGCGCTATGTGACCGGCGCCGCGTTGCTGGTGGACGGCGGTTTGTTCGTCAACCTGCAATAA
- the rhaM gene encoding L-rhamnose mutarotase, translating into METIAFRMVLNPGMREEYERRHAQIWPELVDALHNAGVRDYRIFFDEDSHHLFAVLTRTSEHTMDELPRLDVMRKWWDYMADIMQTTPDHTPRQQPLEPVFHLNSMS; encoded by the coding sequence ATGGAGACAATCGCTTTCCGGATGGTGCTCAACCCCGGCATGCGCGAGGAATACGAACGACGTCATGCGCAAATCTGGCCGGAACTGGTTGACGCATTGCACAACGCCGGCGTGCGCGACTACCGGATCTTCTTCGACGAAGACTCGCATCATCTGTTCGCCGTGCTCACGCGCACGAGCGAGCACACCATGGATGAACTGCCGCGGCTCGACGTGATGCGCAAATGGTGGGATTACATGGCCGACATCATGCAGACCACGCCCGATCACACGCCGCGGCAACAGCCGCTCGAACCCGTGTTTCATCTGAACTCGATGAGCTGA
- a CDS encoding ABC transporter permease encodes MMRHSSTHPAPVQPGIVKRNGGTPGGFVAGLAKSRETTLFVVLILLIAGTGLAKPQFLNLQNLRDVLLNVSIISLLTAGMTVVILMRHIDLSVGSTVGISAYAVGSLYVAFPHMPVVVALGAGLAIGLVAGSINALLVAVGRVPSLVATLSTLYIFRGADYAWVHGGQINATSLPDAYSRLATGTLLGIPTLALIAIVVLLGLAMYLKQFRGGREHYAIGSNPEAARLAGVNVERRVMAGFLLSGAIAGFAGALWLARFGTVDASTAKGIELQVVAAAVVGSVAITGGVGTILGATLGALVLGVISIALVVLHVSPFWEQAIQGALIVAAITADTLLARSVAKRMMRKRDHG; translated from the coding sequence ATGATGCGCCACTCGTCCACTCATCCCGCGCCGGTGCAGCCGGGCATCGTCAAACGCAACGGCGGCACGCCTGGCGGTTTCGTCGCGGGCCTTGCGAAGAGCCGCGAGACGACGCTGTTCGTCGTGCTGATTCTGCTGATCGCCGGTACCGGGCTCGCGAAGCCGCAGTTTCTGAATCTGCAGAATCTGCGCGACGTATTGCTCAACGTGTCGATCATCAGTCTGTTGACCGCCGGCATGACGGTCGTGATCCTGATGCGCCACATCGATCTCTCGGTGGGCTCGACGGTCGGCATCAGCGCGTACGCGGTCGGTAGTCTGTACGTCGCGTTTCCGCATATGCCGGTCGTCGTCGCGCTGGGCGCGGGTCTCGCGATCGGCCTCGTGGCGGGCAGCATCAATGCGCTGCTGGTCGCGGTGGGGCGTGTGCCGTCACTGGTCGCGACGCTCTCCACGCTGTACATCTTTCGCGGCGCCGACTATGCATGGGTGCACGGCGGCCAGATCAACGCCACCAGTCTGCCCGACGCCTACTCGCGGCTCGCGACCGGCACCTTGCTCGGCATACCGACGCTCGCGCTGATCGCGATCGTCGTGCTGCTCGGTCTCGCGATGTATCTGAAGCAGTTTCGCGGCGGCCGCGAGCATTACGCGATCGGTTCGAACCCGGAGGCGGCGCGGCTCGCCGGCGTGAATGTCGAGCGCCGTGTGATGGCCGGTTTTCTGCTGTCCGGCGCGATTGCCGGCTTCGCCGGCGCGCTGTGGCTCGCGCGTTTCGGCACCGTCGACGCGAGCACCGCGAAGGGCATCGAATTGCAGGTGGTCGCCGCGGCGGTGGTGGGCAGCGTCGCGATTACCGGCGGCGTGGGCACGATACTCGGCGCCACGCTCGGCGCGCTGGTGCTCGGCGTGATCAGCATCGCGCTGGTCGTGCTGCACGTGTCGCCGTTCTGGGAGCAGGCGATTCAAGGCGCGCTGATCGTCGCGGCGATTACCGCCGACACGCTGCTCGCGCGCTCCGTCGCCAAACGCATGATGAGGAAACGCGACCATGGCTAA
- a CDS encoding amidohydrolase family protein — protein MQVVDSHIHLWDLKTHRYPWLDNPGVSFVGDARDLKHDYLLDDLLNEAGDIEVLKLVHVEANHDPADPVEETRWLQSVAQRAGSRGMPNAIVAAVDLSAPDAPALLEAHAGFANTRGIRQILNVHATRLFDYVGRHYMREPRWREHFALLRRYGMSFDLQLYPSQMEEAAALARAHGDTLLIVNHAGMFVDRDSVAGYRAWRDGMRMLAACPNVAVKISGLAMFDHRWTIESLRPYVLETIDTFGVERAMFASNFPVDRLFGSYADLWHAYAAIVGGASDAEKDALFRRNAERCYRI, from the coding sequence ATGCAGGTGGTCGATTCACATATCCATTTGTGGGATCTGAAGACGCATCGCTATCCGTGGCTGGACAACCCCGGGGTGTCCTTCGTCGGCGATGCGCGCGACCTCAAGCACGACTATCTGCTCGACGATCTCCTGAACGAAGCGGGCGACATCGAGGTGCTGAAGCTGGTGCACGTCGAGGCCAATCACGATCCCGCCGATCCGGTCGAGGAAACCCGCTGGTTGCAATCCGTCGCGCAGCGCGCCGGGTCGCGCGGCATGCCGAACGCGATCGTCGCGGCGGTGGATCTGTCCGCGCCGGATGCGCCCGCGCTGCTCGAAGCGCACGCGGGATTCGCCAACACGCGCGGCATCCGCCAGATTCTCAATGTGCACGCCACCAGACTGTTCGATTACGTCGGCCGCCATTACATGCGCGAGCCGCGCTGGCGCGAGCATTTCGCGCTGCTGCGCCGCTACGGCATGTCGTTCGATCTGCAGCTTTATCCGTCGCAGATGGAAGAGGCCGCCGCGCTCGCACGCGCGCACGGCGACACGCTGCTGATCGTCAATCACGCGGGGATGTTCGTGGACCGCGACAGCGTCGCCGGTTATCGGGCGTGGCGCGACGGCATGCGCATGCTGGCCGCCTGCCCGAACGTGGCCGTCAAGATCAGCGGTCTCGCGATGTTCGATCATCGCTGGACGATAGAAAGCCTGCGTCCGTACGTGCTCGAAACGATCGACACATTCGGCGTTGAGCGCGCCATGTTCGCGTCGAACTTTCCGGTCGACCGGTTGTTCGGTTCGTACGCCGACCTGTGGCATGCGTATGCGGCGATCGTCGGTGGCGCGAGCGACGCGGAGAAGGACGCGCTGTTCCGGCGCAACGCGGAACGTTGCTACCGCATCTGA
- the rhmD gene encoding L-rhamnonate dehydratase, whose translation MAMPTIRHVRAFIVRGGGADYHDQPGGHWIDDHIATPMARYPEYRQSRQSFGINVLGTLVVEIEASDGTVGFAVTTGGEIGAFIVEKHLARFLEGQLVTDIEKMWDQMYFSTLYYGRKGVVLNTISGVDLALWDLLAKVRKEPVYQLLGGPVRDELVFYATGARPDLAKEMGFIGGKLPLQHGPAEGEAGLKQNLDKLADMRSRVGDDFWLMYDCWMSLDVPYATRLAQGAHEYGLKWIEECLPPDDYWGYAELRRNVPRGMMVSTGEHEATRWGFRMLLEMQCCDLIQPDVGWCGGITELIKISALADAHNVMVVPHGSSVYSYHFVVTRHNSPFSEFLMMAPKADEVVPMFTPLLLDEPVPVNGRMKVPDTPGFGVRLNPECALVRPYPR comes from the coding sequence ATGGCCATGCCTACCATCCGGCACGTGCGTGCCTTCATCGTCCGCGGCGGCGGCGCCGATTATCACGATCAGCCCGGCGGTCACTGGATCGACGATCACATTGCCACGCCGATGGCGCGCTATCCGGAGTACCGGCAAAGCCGCCAGTCGTTCGGGATCAACGTGCTCGGCACGCTGGTGGTGGAGATCGAGGCGAGCGACGGCACTGTCGGCTTCGCGGTGACCACGGGCGGCGAGATCGGCGCGTTCATCGTCGAGAAGCATCTCGCGCGCTTTCTCGAAGGGCAGCTCGTGACCGACATCGAGAAGATGTGGGATCAGATGTACTTCTCGACGCTGTACTACGGCCGCAAGGGCGTGGTGCTGAATACGATTTCCGGCGTCGATCTCGCACTGTGGGATCTGCTCGCGAAAGTGCGCAAGGAGCCGGTGTACCAGCTATTGGGCGGCCCGGTGCGCGATGAACTCGTGTTCTACGCGACGGGCGCGCGGCCGGATCTCGCGAAGGAGATGGGGTTCATCGGCGGCAAGCTGCCGTTGCAGCACGGTCCGGCCGAAGGCGAAGCGGGCCTCAAGCAGAACCTCGACAAACTCGCCGACATGCGCTCGCGCGTCGGCGACGATTTCTGGCTGATGTACGACTGCTGGATGAGTCTGGATGTGCCGTACGCGACCCGCCTCGCGCAGGGGGCACACGAGTACGGCCTGAAGTGGATCGAAGAGTGCCTGCCGCCGGACGACTACTGGGGTTACGCCGAACTGCGCCGCAACGTGCCGCGCGGCATGATGGTATCGACCGGCGAGCACGAAGCGACGCGCTGGGGTTTTCGCATGCTGCTGGAGATGCAGTGCTGCGATCTGATCCAGCCGGATGTCGGCTGGTGCGGCGGCATCACCGAGTTGATCAAGATCTCCGCGCTAGCGGATGCGCACAATGTGATGGTCGTGCCGCACGGTTCGTCGGTGTACAGCTATCACTTCGTCGTCACGCGTCACAACTCGCCGTTCTCGGAGTTCCTGATGATGGCGCCGAAAGCCGACGAGGTCGTGCCGATGTTCACCCCGCTGCTGCTCGATGAACCGGTGCCGGTAAATGGCCGCATGAAGGTGCCGGATACGCCGGGATTCGGCGTGCGGCTGAATCCGGAATGCGCGCTGGTGCGGCCGTATCCGCGCTGA
- a CDS encoding SDR family NAD(P)-dependent oxidoreductase produces MNRIDLEGRVVVITGGARGIGYAVAQRALNSGASVALWDVDAERLARSERELGELGKVTGVVVELTQEAAVAQAVEHTVAAHGAIHVLINCAGITGGNGTTWELEPDVWRRVIDVNLIGPYLTCRAVVPQMLKQGYGRIVNIASVAGKEGNPNASHYSASKAGLIGLTKSLGKELATKNILVNAVTPAAAKTEIFDSMSQQHIDYMLSKIPMNRFLLPEEAASLILWLSSEDCAFSTGSVFDLSGGRATY; encoded by the coding sequence ATGAATCGGATCGATCTGGAGGGACGCGTAGTCGTCATCACGGGCGGCGCGCGCGGTATCGGTTATGCGGTGGCGCAGCGCGCGCTCAATTCGGGCGCCTCCGTCGCGCTGTGGGACGTGGACGCGGAGCGCCTCGCGCGCAGCGAGCGCGAGTTGGGCGAACTCGGCAAGGTGACCGGCGTCGTCGTCGAACTCACGCAGGAAGCGGCCGTGGCGCAAGCGGTGGAACACACCGTGGCCGCCCACGGCGCGATCCACGTGCTGATCAACTGCGCGGGCATCACCGGCGGCAACGGCACGACGTGGGAACTCGAACCCGACGTGTGGCGCCGCGTGATCGACGTCAATCTGATCGGCCCGTATCTGACCTGCCGCGCGGTCGTGCCGCAAATGCTCAAGCAAGGCTATGGCCGCATCGTCAATATCGCGTCGGTGGCCGGCAAGGAGGGCAATCCGAACGCGTCGCACTACAGCGCGTCCAAGGCCGGGCTCATCGGTCTGACCAAATCGCTCGGCAAGGAACTCGCGACGAAGAACATTCTCGTCAACGCCGTCACGCCCGCCGCCGCCAAAACCGAGATCTTCGATTCGATGTCGCAGCAGCACATCGACTACATGCTGTCGAAGATTCCGATGAACCGCTTTCTGTTACCGGAGGAAGCGGCTTCGCTGATCCTGTGGTTATCGTCGGAAGACTGCGCGTTCAGCACGGGCTCGGTGTTCGATCTGTCGGGCGGTCGCGCGACGTACTGA
- a CDS encoding sugar ABC transporter ATP-binding protein — MQESSSAVPRLELRRASKSFGRVRALSEGDLSLWPGEVHALLGENGAGKSTLVKILAGVHQPDSGELLVDGVARRFATPAEARDAGLAVIYQEPTLFFDLSIAENIFMGRQPVDRIGRIQYDAMRGEVDGLLASLGVDLRADQLVRGLSIADQQVIEIAKALSLNANVLIMDEPTAALSLPEVERLFAIVRKLRERDVAILFITHRLDEVFALTQRVTIMRDGAKVFDGLTADLTTEAIVAKMVGRDLETFYPKADRPPGEVRLSVRGLTRVGVFKDISFDVRAGEIVALAGLVGAGRSEVARAIFGIDPLDAGEIWIAGERLAAGRPAAAVRAGLALVPEDRRQQGLALELSIARNASMTVLGRLVKHGLISTRSETRLAEQWGSRLRLKAGDPNAPVGTLSGGNQQKVVLGKWLATGPKVLIIDEPTRGIDVGAKAEVYGALAELVRDGMAVLMISSELPEVLGMADRVLVMHEGRISADIARADADEERIMGAALGQMAPLGNAA; from the coding sequence GTGCAGGAATCTTCATCCGCGGTGCCGAGGCTCGAATTGCGGCGGGCGAGCAAATCGTTCGGGCGGGTTCGCGCGCTGTCCGAAGGCGATCTGTCGTTGTGGCCGGGCGAAGTGCATGCGCTGCTCGGCGAAAACGGCGCGGGCAAATCCACGCTCGTGAAGATCCTCGCCGGCGTGCATCAGCCCGACAGCGGCGAACTGCTGGTGGACGGCGTGGCGCGCCGCTTCGCGACACCCGCCGAGGCGCGCGATGCCGGACTCGCGGTGATCTATCAGGAACCCACGCTGTTCTTCGATCTGTCGATCGCCGAGAACATCTTCATGGGACGGCAGCCGGTGGACCGCATCGGCCGCATTCAGTACGACGCGATGCGCGGCGAGGTGGATGGGCTGCTCGCGTCGCTCGGTGTCGACTTGCGCGCCGACCAGCTGGTGCGCGGACTGTCGATCGCGGACCAGCAGGTGATCGAAATCGCCAAGGCGTTGTCGCTGAACGCGAACGTGCTGATCATGGACGAACCGACCGCCGCGTTGTCGCTGCCCGAAGTGGAGCGGCTGTTCGCGATCGTGCGCAAGCTGCGCGAACGCGATGTGGCGATCCTGTTCATCACGCACCGACTCGACGAAGTGTTTGCGCTGACGCAACGCGTGACGATCATGCGCGACGGCGCGAAAGTGTTCGACGGTCTGACCGCCGATCTCACCACCGAGGCGATCGTCGCGAAGATGGTGGGCCGCGATCTGGAGACCTTCTACCCGAAGGCCGACCGGCCGCCTGGCGAGGTGCGTCTGTCGGTACGCGGGTTGACGCGCGTCGGCGTATTCAAGGACATTTCCTTCGACGTACGGGCCGGCGAGATCGTCGCGCTCGCGGGTCTGGTGGGCGCGGGGCGCAGCGAGGTGGCGCGGGCGATCTTCGGCATCGATCCGCTCGATGCGGGCGAGATCTGGATCGCGGGTGAACGTCTTGCCGCGGGCCGGCCGGCCGCCGCGGTGCGCGCGGGTCTCGCGCTGGTGCCGGAAGATCGTCGTCAGCAAGGGCTCGCGCTGGAGCTGAGCATCGCGCGCAATGCCTCGATGACGGTGCTCGGTCGCCTCGTCAAACACGGGCTGATTTCGACGCGCAGCGAGACGCGGCTCGCCGAGCAATGGGGTTCGCGTCTGCGTCTGAAGGCGGGCGATCCGAATGCGCCGGTCGGCACGCTGTCGGGCGGCAACCAGCAGAAGGTCGTGCTCGGCAAATGGCTCGCCACCGGGCCGAAGGTGCTGATCATCGACGAACCCACGCGCGGCATCGACGTCGGCGCGAAGGCGGAGGTCTACGGCGCGCTCGCGGAACTGGTGCGCGACGGCATGGCGGTGTTGATGATTTCGAGCGAACTGCCGGAAGTGCTCGGCATGGCGGACCGTGTGCTGGTGATGCACGAAGGACGGATCAGCGCGGACATCGCGCGTGCCGATGCGGACGAGGAACGCATCATGGGCGCGGCGCTTGGCCAGATGGCGCCGCTGGGGAACGCAGCATGA
- a CDS encoding MFS transporter → MDPHASVTPKSLESQELLDLVNGKVMRRLLPFLLLMYVLAFLDRANIGFAQKALQHDTGLSNAAFAFGAGVFFVGYALFEVPSNLLLHRFGARAWMCRIMVTWGLVSAAMCLAHSATTFYALRFLLGVAEAGFFPGVIYYLTHWFPQRARARAVGVFYFGAPLAFIFGSPLSGALLELHGALGLAGWQWLFLIEGVLASAVGVWAFWYLDNRPEDAQWLDNDERAGLRAALDDDARAAATHGPHRILAALADRRVLLLSLIYLLIQMSVYGVIFYLPQQVAALLGTSVGLRVGLVAALPWLCALAVTGYVPRRADRTGGHRRWAVALLVLAGLGIGVSGLAHSPVLGLLALCCAASGFIAAQPLFWTFPTRYLTGAAAAGGIALINSLGGLGGFIAPSLRTAAERAFASTSAGLVVLGLSSLLAALLIGTLLRREPGESRDAFQHLLHRAR, encoded by the coding sequence ATGGACCCGCACGCGAGCGTCACGCCGAAGTCGCTGGAGTCACAGGAGTTGCTGGACTTGGTTAATGGCAAGGTCATGCGCCGGCTGTTGCCGTTTCTCCTGCTGATGTACGTGCTGGCGTTTCTCGATCGCGCCAATATCGGCTTCGCGCAGAAAGCGTTGCAGCACGACACGGGTCTATCGAATGCGGCCTTCGCGTTCGGCGCGGGCGTGTTCTTCGTCGGCTATGCGCTGTTCGAGGTGCCGAGCAATCTGCTGCTGCATCGATTCGGCGCGCGTGCGTGGATGTGCCGCATCATGGTCACGTGGGGGCTCGTTTCGGCGGCGATGTGTCTCGCGCATTCCGCCACGACGTTCTACGCGCTGCGCTTTCTGCTCGGCGTCGCCGAGGCGGGTTTCTTTCCCGGCGTGATCTATTACCTGACCCATTGGTTTCCGCAGCGGGCGAGGGCGCGTGCGGTCGGCGTGTTTTATTTCGGCGCGCCGCTGGCGTTTATTTTCGGTAGTCCGCTATCGGGCGCGTTGCTCGAACTGCATGGCGCGTTGGGTCTGGCCGGCTGGCAATGGCTGTTTCTGATCGAGGGCGTGCTGGCGTCGGCGGTCGGCGTGTGGGCGTTCTGGTATCTCGACAATCGACCCGAAGACGCGCAATGGCTCGACAACGACGAGCGCGCCGGTCTGCGTGCCGCGCTCGACGACGACGCGCGCGCTGCCGCCACGCACGGACCGCATCGCATTCTCGCGGCGCTCGCGGATCGTCGTGTGCTGCTGCTCTCGCTGATCTACCTGCTGATCCAGATGAGCGTGTACGGCGTGATCTTCTATCTGCCGCAACAGGTCGCCGCGTTGCTCGGGACGTCGGTCGGTTTGCGCGTGGGGCTCGTCGCCGCGTTGCCGTGGCTGTGCGCGCTGGCCGTCACCGGGTACGTGCCGCGTCGCGCGGATCGTACCGGCGGACACCGGCGCTGGGCGGTCGCGCTGCTGGTGCTCGCGGGGCTCGGCATCGGCGTGTCGGGACTCGCGCATAGCCCGGTGCTCGGCTTGCTCGCGCTGTGTTGCGCGGCCAGTGGTTTCATCGCCGCGCAGCCGCTGTTCTGGACCTTCCCCACGCGTTATCTGACCGGCGCGGCCGCCGCCGGCGGCATCGCATTGATCAACTCGCTCGGCGGGCTCGGCGGCTTTATCGCGCCGAGTCTGCGCACCGCCGCCGAACGCGCGTTTGCGTCGACGTCGGCGGGACTTGTCGTGCTCGGCCTTTCGAGCCTGCTGGCCGCGCTGCTGATCGGCACGTTGCTGCGCCGCGAGCCAGGCGAGTCGCGCGACGCATTCCAACACTTATTGCATCGCGCCCGTTAG